In one Gopherus evgoodei ecotype Sinaloan lineage chromosome 1, rGopEvg1_v1.p, whole genome shotgun sequence genomic region, the following are encoded:
- the ATP6AP2 gene encoding renin receptor — translation MGRAGMMLWALAAACLAGVSGDEFSILRSPQSVIFRDGSWPIPGDRIPDIAALSMGFSVEEDLSWPGLAVGDIFHRPRATVLVTVKGVDKLAMPKDGISYPVENAVPFSLDSVANAIHTLFSEETPVVLQLAPSEERVYMVGKANSVFEDLSVTLRQLRNRLFQDNSILSSIPLNSLSRNNEVDLLFLSELQVLHDISSLLSRHKHLAKDHSPDLYSLELAGLEEIGKRYGEDSQQFKDASQILADSLQKFADEMYNLYSGNAVVEVVTAKTFDASLVRKSRSILQTAESTSYNLGYSYNFNYAVVFNIILWLMIGLALAVIVISYNLWNMDPGYDSIIYRMTNQKIRMD, via the exons ATGGGGCGGGCCGGGATGATGCTTTGGGCCCTGGCAGCGGCGTGCCTGGCTG GTGTCTCCGGTGATGAGTTTAGTATCTTACGATCACCCCAATCTGTCATTTTCCGAGATGGAAGTTGGCCAATACCAGGGGACCGGATCCCAGACATAGCTGCATTATCCATGGGCTTTTCTGTTGAAGAA GACCTTTCCTGGCCTGGACTTGCAGTGGGTGATATATTTCATCGTCCTCGAGCTACTGTTCTGGTGACTGTGAAGGGAGTGGACAAGCTGGCGATGCCTAAAGATGGAATTTCTTATCCTGTTGAGAAT GCTGTTCCTTTCAGTCTTGACAGTGTTGCAAATGCTATTCATACCTTGTTCTCTGAGGAAACCCCTGTAGTCTTGCAGTTGGCTCCCAGTGAGGAA AGAGTTTATATGGTGGGAAAGGCAAACTCTGTATTTGAAGACCTTTCTGTCACGCTGCGACAGCTACGGAACCGCCTTTTCCAGGATAACTCCATTCTCAGTTCAATTCCCCTCAACTCTCTCAGCAGAAACAATGAG GTTGACCTGCTTTTTCTATCAGAACTACAAGTCCTGCATGATATCTCCAGCTTG TTGTCTAGACATAAGCATCTGGCGAAGGATCACTCCCCAGACTTATATTCACTGGAACTGGCTGGCTTGGAAGAGATTGGGAAACGGTATGGAGAAGATTCTCAACAATTCAAGGATGCCTCTCAGATTCTTGCTGATTCCCTGCAAAAG TTTGCAGATGAGATGTATAATCTCTACAGTGGGAATGCTGTGGTAGAGGTGGTGACTGCAAAGACATTTGATGCTTCCCTTGTGAGGAAGAGTCGGTCCATTCTCCAGACTGCAGAG AGTACCTCATATAACCTAGGATATTCATACAACTTCAACTATGCTGTGGTCTTCAACATAATTCTGTGGCTCATGATAGGCCTTGCATTAGCTGTGATTGTAATCTCCTACAACCTCTGGAACATGGATCCTGGCTATGACAGCATTATTTACAGGATGACAAATCAGAAGATAAGAATGGATTGA